The stretch of DNA ATATGTTATGCTGTGCAAAAGGGCAGAATATGAATATAACGAAGCCATGCAGGGGATGAAGCACAATGCCCAAATCCCAATAACAGAAAAActcaaagcaaaaaaaaaaaacagccatCGTTGCTGATACTCAAAGACAGTGGAGACACTTGAATCACATTAACAGAAAACAGGACACATTGTGCAGTTCATGCAAAAAAGGCATAAATGGTTGCATGCAATGAggacatcattcacacacagTAGTCTTTTCTTCTGCCTTCAAGGCAAGATCATTGGCATGCATGATTTGATTGTTATACGTATTTTAACAGTCAGTTTGTAATTTAGCACCAGTTACCTTCACTATCTGAAACAGCACAGTGCATGTCATCTGCAAGGTAAGGGTCTTCTGGCTTATATACATGACTCTTAGGCATATCCCTTATATGGTGGTCCTGTACATCTGGTAAGGAATGGCTGGAGCCATACTGATTTCGTACATCATGAGGATCTGGCACAGAGCCACGACCAACACCCATTGGCTTTCCAACGGGACTGAGAGGGCTCTCTTCTTCTGAGTTCTGCGTACGCATAGAAGGACGTCCACTACGACTATGGATGCCCCTCTGTGATCGTTCCATGGCGTCCCTCTCATAAGACTTACTTCGATAGCCACTTGAATCTCTAGAAGAAATCTTATCCATTCCATAACCTGTGGATCTCGATCGCCCAGAGCCATAAAGACGATCATCTTCCTCCATTGCCTCTCTTGATCCATAGTACTTTTGTTGGTCATAGCTCTTCTTCATACCAGTCCTGGACACCACAGTGCAGCTACCGCCTGTTGATGTTGTCATGGTGTAAGAGGCTAGATCAGACTCTACATCTCGTGCTTCTTCAATCGGAGAGAACTTGGAGATCTTCTGCTCCATGCCTTGCTTCCTATGCTTGCTACGTTTGGAGGAAACAGCGGGTGCCAAATTTTTGGATGAGTGCTTCTGGTTACCCATTCCACCACTGCTGCGGGAAGAGTGCTTATAGTCATCGTAATAGTAAGCAGATCCACCACTTACAGTTGTAACTGGATGTCCATGGCTGTCTACTGCATTCTGATAGGCATTTGTATTTCTTCCATATAAATTGTCAGACCCATCTCCATAGGTTGGTCCACGTTGTCCATTCTCACTCCCATAACCTACCCGTGACATATCGGAGGACCCCATATTCTCCTTTGTCAGTTCACTGATATCATCAATCATGACATAATTTCTGGGGATATTCTGTTCTAGGTTTGTGGCATAGACACCATCTGTTACATATCCTGATGATGGACTGGGGATATGCTCTGTCAAAGTCTGGTCAGAGGAGCGATACTGACCATAAGAATTGTTCAGTGGTGAGGAATAGGCACCGCTGAATCCAGTCTCTTGAGCTGATGTCGCTATTGGAACTGAAGGATTATTTATAACTTcatagtttgtgggcagcttctgtTCAAGATCAGCAAGTGAGGTATGTTGTGGTCTTTGATGGACAGAAAGCATGTCAGCTTGGGGTGGGTAAGGCAGGGTCTGGGTAGGATAAGGTAGAGTCTGCCTTGGTAAAGATCCAGTAGGTGGCTGAAAGCCCTGATGACCAGGCTGCTGCAAACCAAGATCAGGCTCATAAGGAGGCTGACTGTAGCCATGAGTCTGATATGGTCCCTGGGTCTGGTAAGGTGAGGGTTGGGGAGGATGAGGCTGGAAAGTTCCAGGCTGGAGCTGTGAGGAGGTTTGGTACTGTGGTGGCTGAAACCCAATTTGCTGATATGGTGCAGTGGGTGGTTGTGTTGGTGTGGGCTGGGGCTGTGGATATTGATATGGAACATATGAGGAAGTTGGGGGATACTGAGACGCATTCAAATCAGCAGTAAACTGGTTAAGAGGTGTTGTACTTGGGCGTGACAACAGTCCATTTTCTTCATAGGCTCCTGCCGCTACCCCCACAATACGCAAATTATTCAGCTCACTATCTGACATGTAGTCACGTGCATCCCCTATGCATCGTATATATGCCAACTctcgcctctctctctctttagatCTGGTCTCCTTGCGTTGGGTGATGCCTAGTTCCAAGCATCGTAGTTTAGCATCAATCTCCTTCTCCTCTTCCTCTAACTCAGCCTGTTGTTTACGTAATTTAGATGACTCTTGCTCTACAGCTTTCAGTTCACTTAGCAAGCCTGCTTTTATGGCACCGTGAGAGGAACGTGGCAAAACCCTCTGGGACACTCCAGGGGAGGTGTACATATGTGGTATTGCCGGAGTCACAATTGGTAGAGGCGCCTCATCTGGAGGCGGACTGGGAAGCGTTCTCTTCACCTTTCTCATCATGGCGTTCTGCTGCTGCTGCAGGGCTGATATCTAGACAACAGAAATGTTTGAGATTCATTATTATCACAGTATAAATACAGCCAAAATCAGCTTTGAGACTGCAACTTTATGAAAATGTGCATTTATTGCATACCGATACATCATATTTCACAACTAAAGTCATGctcccttaaagggatagtttacccaaaaatgaaaatcctggcatcatttacttaccctcatgttgttctaagcctgtataagtttctttattctgttgaacacaaaagaagatattttgataaatgatggtaagcacacagttcgtacccattgacttatagtatttgtttttctattatggaagtcaatgggtacagtcaactgtgtgcttaccatcatttatcaaaatatcttcttttgtgttcaacagaataaagaaacttatacaggcttagaacaacatgagggtgagtaaattctgacataattttaaattttgggtgaactatgcctttaatgTATATGTGGACAATAAAAAGGAATAGTGCTATTCTGAATATCTACagagtgttattattatttatctttgtagtttttttttatttttataaatctcATACATCATTGTATACATTTTGGAGTATATAATTCAGGTTTGATGTTTGGACTTTCAAGTTATTATAACATGCAAAATTTCATATAAACTAAACATATTGTAGCTTTTTCAGTCTAACAATTATAAACATATACCCATGAGTCTACCCTCTGTAAATAACTAAACATAAGTTAAGTTAACAGCAAAAATCAGTTTATTCCTGTTTTATTGTAAAGATAGGTGGTACccaatattttactgtaaacacatgGATGCAtttgatataaatatattacatgaaatatatagcaaatattaataaaaaaattctgcataCCTAAAGCTGAGATTCCATAAAGAAATTCAGTTGACAAATACGCAAAGGATGAAGTGATAAAAATAGGCTCCTTTTAGCTTTTGTGCAGTTCTCGGAATACATTTGATTGTTTTTTGACAAGCCTGAGCATTTCTTTAGACAGGAACCAAAATGAGAATAAGATTTGGACCTCTCTGTCCAGCTGCTGACAAGCCAGAAGACTGCATGGCTGATCCAGTATGCCTACACTTTGTACCACCCTCTAGCACTTCTTGCCAGATATAGCAGTTTTCCTCTATGTGTGCGTTTGTGTACAAACTTCTGTTCACTATGCACAAATTTGCCCCCAGAAATGggccaaaacagaaaaaaaatccctaattaaaaacactgtaaaattaCATTTCAGATTCAAATTAGACCGATCTAGCTTTAAAAAATTTAAGACCAACGTTGAAGATAAAAATGAGACGGGTAACTTCTAAGATAAGTCTAAGTAGTTTATGCACCTAACACTTGGAGTATCAGGCTAGAAAGTTCTTGTTAAAAGAATGCGACCaattatttaaacaattttcataaaaaaaagtAATCTTGCATTAATACATTGAGCGATTTAAGATCCAGACGTCCAGACATAGTGTAAAAAACATAAGTGACATCATGAAATGTCAAGGCAATTACCACATTTTTACTGTCAAATTGTTTACATATTGAATTGCTTCTCTCCAAAATCGATTGAGGTATTTGATAAATGTTCATATTTCTAGCTGACAACAACTGTAAATGCCAACATTTTTACTTGTAGTTAAAGTATTTATTGAAGTATGTGACTGTATTTACTTTTCATAATGTTTATTCCCTTTATGCTGCCTGctcgcacacacacagcttaaGTACACGACACAATTTTTTACATAGATTTACTAATTAAATTTTTTCATACCTGGCTTCCTGGAATGGCTTGATTTTGGTATAAGGAGAACTTGGTCTTGGCTTGGTCCTCTGATGTTGGGCTGAGAGGCTTAGGATCAGACATGGACCTCTGAACATTCTTTATAGGCCTTGGAATAGTCTGATGCCTCTGAGGTGACTCTGCAGTAAAAGCTTTTTGCTGTGGTGTAACATGTGCCTTATTAAGTTTCTCACTGGAAGCAAAGGTTGTCTCTATCATACGATGGGGGGACAGTGGAGATACTGGGGAGTATAGCACTTGTGGAGATTTTGGTGGCTGACGTGAAGGAGATTCATGTTGTTGCTGAGCTTGCTGCTGGTATCCAATATCTAATGGGTCTGGCTTTCTCCTTTCAAATTTGGTTTGAGTGGCACCAACTAATTGCAAACTAGTGGAATAGGGGCTAACAGTAGTGGGAACACTTAGCTGAGGAGCAACCACTCCATGTGACTGGGCCTCTGGATCAGTTTGACAGGCCAAACTCTCTCCTTTATGGGTCCTTTCTGGGGCAGATATGTAGTGAAGGAGTTCAACCTTTGATGTTTCAGCCATGGTAATGTGTATGGCTGGAGATATTCTGCATAAGTGGTCTGACTCAGTCTGACATGATGAGTCATTGGTGGTCTGAATGGCGATGCTAGATGTAACTTTAGATGCATCACTCTTAGGCTCTGAACTTGACTCAGAGTGTTTGGAGTATCTTGAACGCCTGCGTCGTATAGGCTGATTTTCCCACTCACCCTGGTCCTCTTCATCTGTCTGAACGCTGCTGTCAGCTATTCGTCGAGTTCTACGGCGACGAGACATGAGTTTGTCTTCTGTGTCCTCATCATCAGTTTGGACACAGCTATCTGTAATTCTCTTGACTGACTCCTCCTCTGAACCATTCCTCAAACGGGGCATTGAGTTTTGTTTCTTCATAACCCGGCCATCATGATCTTCACTACTCTTAAGAGACATTTCTGAGGCAGAGCTAGGCAAAGGCCTAGAGGACATCACTGCCTGGACCATCTGGCCATCAGCACAAGGTAAGATTTGCACACTCTGACCTTCTTGTGGAATAATTCTACCATTTTGATCATAGATAATTGAGATGGTTTGAGGTGAAGCTCCACCAACCATTACACCCTGAATGGCACCTTGAGCTGTTGTAACTGCTGCAGAAGCAGCTGCTGAGGCAGCTGCAGCCTCAGCCGCTGCAGCCACCGCCGCTGCTTCAATAGCGGCTGTTTTCTGCCTCTTCTGCTCTTCAAGCTGCTGCTGGAGCTGCTGTTGCAGGGACTGAATTTGGTTTAGCTGCATCCTCTGTTGGGCTAGCTGCTCTCGTTGCATTACCAGCTGTGTTTCCCTTTCAGCCTGTTGCTGCTGAAGAACCTGCTGTTTGATGGTCTGTAGTTCTTGTATCTCCCGCTGCATAAGGAGGTGTTCTTTTTCTCTGTGCCTCTGGAGCTCTACACGGTCCCTCTCTAACTCCTCTTGTAGACGCAGCTGACGTAGTTTCTCCAACTCAACACGTTCTCTCTCTAGTTGCAAGAGTTGCTCCTGTTGCTGTCGCAAAcgttcttcttctttttctttctcaatACTAGCAGAAGTGGTTATTGTGGTACTAGCAGCTGTATCTGGAAAGACTCTGGTAATTGCCTGGGTCTGTTTTTGTGGCACTGTTTGAGGCTGTGTCTGAGACTGGCACTGTGCTTGAGACTTTTCCTGACCTTTGACTAATGACTGTGGTTGGGACTGTATTTGCGTTTGAAGATGTGTTGTAGTACCTTCTACTGAAATATGAGCTGGAGGACCCTGTTCATTTATGACTGAATTAACTGCCACTACACTGGTCTGAATTGGTTGTATACCTTGCATACCCAAATTTGACACAGGTTGACCAGTTTTGGGTGATGCAGATGTTGCAGGCTTTCCCAGGTAAACTGGAGCATCCTGCTCTGAGGTACTATTAGGTGTTACATTTACTGGGGACGTTTCTGAAGCTGTTGCTGAAAAATGGTTTGGTAGAGGATATCTGTAATGTGCTTGGGCAGTAAGAGGCATTCTTGGGGTAACTTGAGGCAACCTGGTGAGGGTAGCCAGGGGAACAGCAGTTACACTTCCTGAAGGTCCATATACTCCTCTTAATACTGGATTGAGAACAGGGGTGGGCTGAGTTGTAATTGGAAGAGTGGATGCTATTGGGGTGTTGATAGTAGAATATATCATGCCATCAGCTGTTCTTACTGCAGGGGGATATAAAGACCTTAGGCTAGCTTGTCTAGCATTGATTAAATTTGTAAGTGTTTGACCATGCACTGTGGGTCTGCCATCAGGACCATATAACAGGTTGGCTCTAATAGATGCTAGGCTTTGCTGAAGGTTAAGTCTAGGACCACCTCTACCTGCAGCATATTGGAGAAGCTCCGGATTACTAGTATAATGACTACCAAACTGCTCCATGGAGTTAAGAGCAGCACACATTCTACTAATCTCTCTGGCTGTAGTGGCACTGTACTGTGCAAGATTGGATTcttgaaaaccaagatcacgAGAAGGATAACCATACTCTGCATTAATGTTGGACATTGAACCATATCTTCGCAAAGGTAATGGTGGAGCTGAATCAACTCCTTGATGGCGTAGATCTGTGTAAGATCCATATTGGGTACCCATTCCCAGGTACCCTGCTTCATATGCTTGCTTCATGGTGCTTAAGTCTACTGCTAAGTCCCCAGGTTCAGTCTTCTGATAATATTGGAGACCTGAACCTGTTAGATTGTTATCTGACATTGATGGTGGAAGTCGTCCTTGAGGAGGCAAGGTAAAAGATCCATCTGCAGCCCCTTGTATATTTGCTGCTTGGTAGCCATCTTTTCCAGACTGTGGTTGTTGCCCAGGGGCTTGCGATGGCTCTGTTGATAAATTAACTTCTGCAGGCTTATTTCGCTGAGCAAATGAACCTGAGCAACTACCAGCAAATGGCAAAttatagacaacatcacagcaAGCCAACTGGTTCTCCGGTTTAATCTGTCCTGTGAGATCCAGAACCTCTTGTGGTGGTTGAGGCTCCTCTCGTTTAACAAGCTGAGTCACAGTACCCCCCTGAGTGTTTTTCTCATCAAACTGTACCATCATTATCTGGGGCTTCCCTGTGGAGAGGTTAATTACAGAAGGCTTGTTCTTTAATTCCAAAGCCGCCCCACCATATATATCATGACCAAGTGTGGGGGTGGAAGATGTAGAACATGATGAGGGTACTGGAGGAAGCGGAGATATCTTTGAAATAGAACTGACCACTGTTTGTGTGCCTCCACATGTGATCTGGCTTACCACTAAGTCCTTCTTTAACAACATTGGTTGGACTTGATTAGCTAAGTTGTAACGAGCAAAAGAAGCATTTTGTTGGTGCTGCTGGAGCTGTTGCTCGAGGAGCTCTTGCTGTTGCTGAAGCTTTTGTTGTTGCTTTTGGAGTTGTTGCTGTTGGAGTCCCAGATTTTCCAGACATGCATCAATTTTTGGAATAGATGGGTCTGCGATCAGTGGCCTGTTTTGGGTGAGACAAACTGCAGATCCAACTCCCTGACCAAAGTCAACTCTATTTTGCAATGGATCTCCATAAACAACTGGTTGCTTTGGTTGTGACATAAACATTGATGCTGCCACAGTCACACTAACTGTTGTAGGTGTGGTTGTTGTCACCTGAGGTTGTGCCTGGGCATTTAGATTCATGATAAGAGGCTGTACAGCAGTATGCCGACCTGGAGGTGTTTCTCCATCAAATGAGTACCTTCGTGAATCAGACGCCAGAGACGTTAGGTCCATACCCTTGTCTGTCATAATAATTGGGGCAGGCTTCATTGGTGCTCTAAGGTCTATTATATTACTACCAGGGGCAATTGTGCCTTGCTCCACAACTCTTGAGGTGCCTGGGACTGTGGAAATTCTACACAAGGATATGTTTCCTACAGGAAGAGAACCAACAGAGGTGGCAGCGCTAACTCGCTCTGATATCTGCGCCCTCTGTAAGCTATGCTGAGGTGATGGGTAGGCTGGATACCTCTGTGGAGATGTGGGTGATGTTGTTTCATTCTGATATATTGTCTGTTGGCCCTCCTTTGTTGGTGAGGATATAGGTGAGGTGGAAGAATTCACAGTTACTGGTTTGGTGGGCTGACTGTGGGTTCCTGATCCTAATGTGATAACCATAACTGGGGAATCTTGAGAGGACTGCTGTCTTGCAAGGCGTGGTGCCCCAGCTCTGTGATGGATCTGAGAGGTTTGAGTGGGTGCCACTGTAGAAGTAGGACAAGGTACAGGGGAACGAGTAGGACTTTGTGATGGGGAAGCAGAAGGAGATGTGGTTGGACTTGAGCCTGTCAAATATGAGAACATCTTTGTTGTTAAGCTGGATGCCCCAGGATCAGGCACTTGACCCTGTACTGTCCCCTGAACAGCAGGTTTTCCTTGAGACTGTGTAGGACCAGGCGGCCTAACATGAGATTGAGGGGTACCAGTTGTATGTCCTACTTTAGAGGTTTGGGTGCTCATTCTACTTTGTTGTGTATGACTCTGCACAGCATGCATCCTTTGTGCCCCTCTATCTACAGAATCACTTCCAGAGAACACGACTGGAGCTGAGACCTGGGTTGGACTTGTACCTGGACTCAAAGATGCTGTTCCAGAATCTAAATGGTGTTTGCTATCTTTgactctttcctgctgcccttGTCTTCCTGGTGTTCGTTGTTGCTGCTTTTGCATCAGTTCTGCCTTTCGCATCATTTCCTCATAAACCTCTTCAGCACTTTTTAATGATTTGTCTGCTGCAGATGATGAGACAGCAGAGGTTTTCTCGGTTGGTGAGTACAAAGACATAAATGTAGGTAGATTGTATTCACTTCCAGATTTGTACAACTTTGAACCCATTTCAAATCCTTCTGCCTCTGAATCCATGGAGGGAGAGTATTCTGAGCAGGATGATCTATGAAGTTCCTCCATCTCAGCAGCTTGTCTGAGCTCCTCTGTTGGGGATGCATCTTCAATAGGTGATAGGTTACTGGGAGGTGTCTTTGACCTCTCTCTGCGTCTCTGTGCCCTCAGTTCCTCCTTGTCCCTTTTAGTTTTTCTGGCTGTACTGCGAATCCTTTGTTGCTCTAAGTCTCTCATCTTCTCCTGCTCTCTGAGGAGTT from Paramisgurnus dabryanus chromosome 14, PD_genome_1.1, whole genome shotgun sequence encodes:
- the bsnb gene encoding protein bassoon isoform X2; this encodes MGNEASLEGEGQPGQPGGAVPAAGAPASISAPAGGGQLHKPSNGAPIGGTGTGTGHGPGMNSIQGKPNQTDPSMSPKPGGPPGPGAPTQSQGPGQGQAAGKNLRVDVGGGKSGHPPAVSPVGSAPTSPYSLPQIAPMPSSKLCPVCKSADLMGTTDGQPNCNTCTQCRSKVCNQCGFNPNPHLTEVQEWLCLNCQMQRALGMDMETPRSKSQQQIHSPSQPSKPLPTAAPQPQSQPQPHPPADAKKHTVTQAAPQSKPPAPGAIPLPGMAKAPSQPDLSRSGPGTQHQTPRHDHTRSAGSSPSRQPPPPEQPFGKLFGFGASLLNQASNLISVDPVQSTPPGQQPLSPKPPQKQPGPPGPSPTVAAKPTTQPAPPRQESPPKPKVLCPLCKTELNVGEPAKSPNYNLCTQCHTQVCNMCGFNPTPHLTEKKEWLCLTCQTQRAMSGSLGDMPPPVPPAVGSPRLSGPANQQQHRVPNQQASLRPTGPQQQKPPGTQDSNKSSTQSLSDTGYSSDGISSSQSEITGLIQEDSVKLNERGFSDQRSPPSPSELTKLESSMRPLLESRTATDQGIHRDGSDTTEQQRPRSLTISQDQEFESDEEASDDLSCKLRHDYVEDSSESGLSPLPTRQKKSQKDQTDEEFMRRQILEMSADEDDMADVEGHTKTKRSHKHSGDLGKERRRLTQQSSSFEEDTKGTDTSYKSSEADDMMASQGGLRRFKTIELNNTNCYNREMELSTDHDLREPELEMESLTGSPEERSRGEYSSTLPATTPSYTSGTSPTSVSSMEDDSDSSPSRRQRLEEAKQQRKARHRSHGPLLPTIEDSSEEDELREEEELLREQEKMRDLEQQRIRSTARKTKRDKEELRAQRRRERSKTPPSNLSPIEDASPTEELRQAAEMEELHRSSCSEYSPSMDSEAEGFEMGSKLYKSGSEYNLPTFMSLYSPTEKTSAVSSSAADKSLKSAEEVYEEMMRKAELMQKQQQRTPGRQGQQERVKDSKHHLDSGTASLSPGTSPTQVSAPVVFSGSDSVDRGAQRMHAVQSHTQQSRMSTQTSKVGHTTGTPQSHVRPPGPTQSQGKPAVQGTVQGQVPDPGASSLTTKMFSYLTGSSPTTSPSASPSQSPTRSPVPCPTSTVAPTQTSQIHHRAGAPRLARQQSSQDSPVMVITLGSGTHSQPTKPVTVNSSTSPISSPTKEGQQTIYQNETTSPTSPQRYPAYPSPQHSLQRAQISERVSAATSVGSLPVGNISLCRISTVPGTSRVVEQGTIAPGSNIIDLRAPMKPAPIIMTDKGMDLTSLASDSRRYSFDGETPPGRHTAVQPLIMNLNAQAQPQVTTTTPTTVSVTVAASMFMSQPKQPVVYGDPLQNRVDFGQGVGSAVCLTQNRPLIADPSIPKIDACLENLGLQQQQLQKQQQKLQQQQELLEQQLQQHQQNASFARYNLANQVQPMLLKKDLVVSQITCGGTQTVVSSISKISPLPPVPSSCSTSSTPTLGHDIYGGAALELKNKPSVINLSTGKPQIMMVQFDEKNTQGGTVTQLVKREEPQPPQEVLDLTGQIKPENQLACCDVVYNLPFAGSCSGSFAQRNKPAEVNLSTEPSQAPGQQPQSGKDGYQAANIQGAADGSFTLPPQGRLPPSMSDNNLTGSGLQYYQKTEPGDLAVDLSTMKQAYEAGYLGMGTQYGSYTDLRHQGVDSAPPLPLRRYGSMSNINAEYGYPSRDLGFQESNLAQYSATTAREISRMCAALNSMEQFGSHYTSNPELLQYAAGRGGPRLNLQQSLASIRANLLYGPDGRPTVHGQTLTNLINARQASLRSLYPPAVRTADGMIYSTINTPIASTLPITTQPTPVLNPVLRGVYGPSGSVTAVPLATLTRLPQVTPRMPLTAQAHYRYPLPNHFSATASETSPVNVTPNSTSEQDAPVYLGKPATSASPKTGQPVSNLGMQGIQPIQTSVVAVNSVINEQGPPAHISVEGTTTHLQTQIQSQPQSLVKGQEKSQAQCQSQTQPQTVPQKQTQAITRVFPDTAASTTITTSASIEKEKEEERLRQQQEQLLQLERERVELEKLRQLRLQEELERDRVELQRHREKEHLLMQREIQELQTIKQQVLQQQQAERETQLVMQREQLAQQRMQLNQIQSLQQQLQQQLEEQKRQKTAAIEAAAVAAAAEAAAASAAASAAVTTAQGAIQGVMVGGASPQTISIIYDQNGRIIPQEGQSVQILPCADGQMVQAVMSSRPLPSSASEMSLKSSEDHDGRVMKKQNSMPRLRNGSEEESVKRITDSCVQTDDEDTEDKLMSRRRRTRRIADSSVQTDEEDQGEWENQPIRRRRSRYSKHSESSSEPKSDASKVTSSIAIQTTNDSSCQTESDHLCRISPAIHITMAETSKVELLHYISAPERTHKGESLACQTDPEAQSHGVVAPQLSVPTTVSPYSTSLQLVGATQTKFERRKPDPLDIGYQQQAQQQHESPSRQPPKSPQVLYSPVSPLSPHRMIETTFASSEKLNKAHVTPQQKAFTAESPQRHQTIPRPIKNVQRSMSDPKPLSPTSEDQAKTKFSLYQNQAIPGSQISALQQQQNAMMRKVKRTLPSPPPDEAPLPIVTPAIPHMYTSPGVSQRVLPRSSHGAIKAGLLSELKAVEQESSKLRKQQAELEEEEKEIDAKLRCLELGITQRKETRSKERERRELAYIRCIGDARDYMSDSELNNLRIVGVAAGAYEENGLLSRPSTTPLNQFTADLNASQYPPTSSYVPYQYPQPQPTPTQPPTAPYQQIGFQPPQYQTSSQLQPGTFQPHPPQPSPYQTQGPYQTHGYSQPPYEPDLGLQQPGHQGFQPPTGSLPRQTLPYPTQTLPYPPQADMLSVHQRPQHTSLADLEQKLPTNYEVINNPSVPIATSAQETGFSGAYSSPLNNSYGQYRSSDQTLTEHIPSPSSGYVTDGVYATNLEQNIPRNYVMIDDISELTKENMGSSDMSRVGYGSENGQRGPTYGDGSDNLYGRNTNAYQNAVDSHGHPVTTVSGGSAYYYDDYKHSSRSSGGMGNQKHSSKNLAPAVSSKRSKHRKQGMEQKISKFSPIEEARDVESDLASYTMTTSTGGSCTVVSRTGMKKSYDQQKYYGSREAMEEDDRLYGSGRSRSTGYGMDKISSRDSSGYRSKSYERDAMERSQRGIHSRSGRPSMRTQNSEEESPLSPVGKPMGVGRGSVPDPHDVRNQYGSSHSLPDVQDHHIRDMPKSHVYKPEDPYLADDMHCAVSDSEAYHLGQEETDWFEKPREPRSDRSRHHGSGSHSSSSRRSNVKHTYHDYDEPPEEDLWPQDEYGHQRHPSSTSSREHRHHVSSSGRHSSSRHSSDDPRSTRSTRSHPKDPSARTETRTSSSTSQKRSTDPRSVNHRDSGDYSRDPSGHQHGSTGQRGQRQPSSSRRQEPSTSSRQQHGEQQPPPQQGQQRSSTGQQASTKQPPETAQQGPQQLGQTTRTQQQSPQQPGQQPAAQMGTTQPTTTVAGTGTGTTQQQPKPGQAPAQARQQQPGAPTTAQPAPAMAKPDTAAPAAAPTPAVAIGSKAIPQTAKVPQTPVTGIGSKAAPRPGGIGSAAQQAAEGENVLTKILQGGAAEQAGKLGDAVSALGKKFTSLW